The genomic region CTcttgttatttatctttatatttctaGAATAAAGTATAGGGCCTATTCATATCTGTTGTGGGTTTTTACTGTGTTCACTTGGCTAAGCTGGAACTATTTCCCAGAATACCATTGCCCATATGGATCCAGGCTAGAGTTGAACAAAAGATAAATTTGCATGAGGTTTGGAAGACAGAAGTGAAGCAGCGGCCATTATACCCTGAAGTTCACAGTGGTTAGACACAGAAAGAGGCAGACATAAGGCTGCCTACAGAGTCCATCTGGTCTTTGTGCTCCTGTTCTGCATCTAGCTTTTGTTCCCAACGGCTGGCCTTACTGACAAATCGTGACTCCAAGCCCACTACCAGATGCAGTGGCAACAGTCTTCCATAGATGTCTCCACCTGCTCCCCTTTGGGGTTCCGCTGAGCAGCTGGACAGATCTTGCTTCCCACTTCCTGGACTGAGTTGCCCACCTGCACTGGACTTCTGAAGGGCCGGTCAGTGACTTTTCTCTAATCCTCCAACTCCCCCTTTCGGGCTCTTATTCAGCTTCTCTCACAATTGTGTAATATCTTATTCCTATAAATAATTACCTTATGCCAAACACTCAGTGATTCTGCTTTCCTGACTGAAATCTGACTGATGCAACATCCTTTCACTATTTTTCAACTGAGCTGTTTAACTATTGAAccaaaatgttctttatataatctagattgattccttcctttcttcttctgtttgcTATTTTTGTGCTAAAGTTTTCACTAAtttatactctggtttctcttcagatcgcataaatctttcaccttttacTCACTAATTTATAAATGGAAACTTCTTATTGAATACTGACAGCAATAAGGGGTTCTCCCATGATTTTCTGGACAAAGGCCCCAAATGTGCCCCCCAAAATTTGAGtatcctataattttttttaacaagctttagttcactttatttttcttgtataaaactAGGTGGTGGCCACAGCTGGAGCCTGGGTCCTCTGCACAGAGACTCTGGTGTGGGTCTTCACAAGACAGTCGTGAATTCCTGATATGGAGACTTGGTGAACACCGTCTCCTTCCAGAGGTCAGGGGTGAGATAGCTGTAAGTCTTGGAGATGGCATCAAAAGTAGCCTTAGCGAAGTTCCCCAGCATGGCAGTGCAGCCTCTGGCTGAAGTGTAGCAGTCGTCGATACCGGCCATCATCAGTAGCTTCTTGGGCACAGGGGCTGAAACAATGCCAGTGCCTCTGGGGGCGGGGATGAGATGCACCAGCACAGAGCCACAGCGGCCAGTCACCTTGCATGGGACAGTGTGAGGCTTGCCCATCTTGTTTCCCCAGTAGCCTCGCCTCACGGGGACGATGGAAAGGTTGGCTAGGATGATGGCCCCACGGATAGCAGTGGCGACCTCCTTGGAGCACTTGACACCCAGGCCGATGTGTCCGTTGTAATCTCCGATGGCAACAAACGCCTTGAACCTCGTCCGCTGGCCAGCACGGGTCTGCTTTTGCACAGGCATGATCTTCAGAACCTCATCCTTGAGGGATGCTCCCAGAAAGAAATCAATGATCTCAGATTCCTTGataggcagagagaaaagatagATCTCCTCTAGGAACTTGATCTTCATGTCCTTGACCAGGCGGCCCAGCTTCGTGATGGGGATCCACTCGTCCTCGGCCTTGCCTCCACGAGCTCCGCGGCCTTGACCCCTGCCCCAACCACGGCCGCAACTGCGGCCCCGGATGCCGCTGCCGAAGCCTCTGCGGAAGCCGCCGCGGCCTCCCATTCCAGGGCCCCCCGGGCCTCCAGGGCCCTCTCGCAGCACCGGCGTCATCCGCCATTTCGTGTTCTCTCGGAGAAGTACCCTATTCATTTTTagacaaactaattttttttaaagattttatttatttatttgacacagagagaaagagcacaagtaggcagagcagcaggcagaggcggagggagaagcaggcttcctgctgagcagggagcccgatgcaggactggatcccaggaccctgggatcatgacctgagccgaaggcagatgcttaactaactgagccacccaggcgccctggaaacaAAAACTTACTCAGTGTTCCCATTTCTTTTCGAATCAATattgttacatttctttaaaaaaagaaaaatccatcctacCTTTTAAAAGTTGTTCAAAGTACATTATATGATTTTTCAATCTTTATTGTATCTGCCTTTTTCTTGTTGTCATAAgtcttctctgtattttttttcttaaccatttaaaaaatatttcttccttgcCATTCCCTCTAATCTCTACTCCTAGAATTCCTATTATACGTTGATACCTCAATCATCCTCTATGTCCTGTAAGTTCTGTTTCATATATTTCTCTCTTAAGTGTGTCCTCTCTCCTTAAGTGTGTCCAGTCTAGTATTTATCttaagaggttttttgttttgttttgttttttaagaaagagacTTTTCCTTTCCAATACGACcttctaaaaaatctttttttgagCCACAATTGCCTATTTCTGTTTCATAAGCCCCCATTCTTGTTTTATGGATGCTATTTCCTCCTTTATCTTTTGagaattctgaatatatttaaaagcctttttttttttcaaattattatttctatttccaaagGTGTGCATTCTATTTTTTGGCTTCTTTCCCACCTGAGTCCTTGAATTTCCCCTCTGGATTTTCTATTCCCAGGATGTTTTATAaaagattagagtggaaaaaGAGTCAATTGAAGAAGCCATAAACAATTTAACCTTCAGTGAGTATACTACTCCTGGACGGATAGTAGATTGGGCAGTCTTTATGTGTATTTATGGTGAATCTTATTTTTAGTATCTTCTAGGAGTTAAAATGTttggaacacaatagagaaaaGAGGATATTTTACTCAAAAGATATCTGGTGAACATAATGATTCTAGGAATCCTTGTGTTTTTAAGTATTATCTGATATTGCTCTATGTCTATACATGTGTACACTCAGGCACACCCATGTGTGAAACTCGTAACAATAAATCATGGTATTTCTAATTCAATATTATAACCTTTTATTTCACTGGCTAGGTTTGAGCAGATAAACACTATTTAACATCCCTCTGAATTAAACTTGTCAAACAAATAGGTCCTCATGCTAGCATATTTTTGCTGGGAATAAGCACTGGGTCATTTAAGCATGTTATTTTCACTTGAAAAgccaaaaaactaaaatagataTCCTGAGCAAAGTAACTTTTAAGTTGGTCCCAAAACTATAAAGTACTTTCTAGTCAATAATCAGTCCTTTACTTTTAACAACAAAATGGCTGTTGAGACTGTTCCCAAACCACCTCTACCGGCCATATCTTTCTTTGCTCAGACTGAATGGTCTTTCTTGCTCTCCCAAGGGGATGCCTAATTAATCCTACAATGTGTTCACAAGACAAGGGCATACCAGATAAAGAAAGAAGTGATACTGAATAAACGGCATGAAATAAGgtagtttttgttatttcttgaATTAAATAATAAGTTTAGATAATATGCTCACTTTCTTAGTCTGTATCTGTTCTGTAAAACCATCTAGCATAAAGTCTATTCATATGGCAGATAGTACTATTTGTGGGATTGATTTTAaactaatcatttattttatttattattttttaaaatattttatttatttgagagaatgagagagagagagagagcacatgagaggggggagggtcagagggagaagcagactccctgctgagcagggagccccatgtaggactcgatctgggaactccaggatcatgacctgagctgaaggcagttgcttaaccaactgagccacccaggcacccactaatcatttattttaaagaaaaaaaaaagatagttttaatTGTTGATGTTGCTCATACTGTATTCCAAAGACTTAGAACAATGTCTGCCATACATTACACACTTACTGAACATATGATGAATAAATAGGTGAGTAGGTTCATTTGTGCACCTATAATTCTGATACCATATGGCTTGATTTTGAATTTGCACTTAATAGTACAAAACTGAGTTAAGTGCTTATTCCAAATTGCATACTAAAAAGACAGGTAGGCTTCCCCCAAAATGATACAAAAACGGGAAGGGGAGCTTCTCACAATTTAATGTGACTAACCCGTATCCTCTTAGAATGGAATACTACTACCTATCATTTCCCCTGAAAATCTGAGGGAAAATAACAGGCTATTTACCAAATTGCTTTTCAACCAGCTTATGAATCTCCTATTTTGTGATTTAAGCAGAGACCACAATTAATACAGaaaccagaaaataataaaataaattctgtctCTCGTGCAGAACAATATTTAGCAAATTCAGTATTAGGAGGCTGCTTctaaaaaagtttttcttctagtaagtaatttttttaaagctggaatGACAAAATTATGCTACTGCACactcaaaaacaaatatttcctgtATGGAATATCTTACAACATAAGTTGTCTCAATAAATTCATGCGTCATCTACACATTTAAAAGAGTTTTAGTACAGGTGTCAATCAAACTCCAAGAGACCTGCCACTTCTCATTAGCTTACCAACcttatatttatacaaattaaaataataaaatgcttcaGTTGCTTATTGGTGTGTTTAATTAACTCAGAGCAATAAATTTCTATAACTTACTACAGTTAACACTTCTAGGATTTCATCACTAGACTCTCCACACCATGAACCTGGGAGCCATCATTTACATTAATGAGAGTTACTAACAAGCAGCATGGGAAAAATTAATTCGTTtgtaagtcttttaaaaaggTTTCCAATAATATAAATGAGTAGCACTCAAAATTCTAGGCATTATTAACATCAATATTTGCTCTAAAGGAAATAGGGAGAACTACTGCTATAAATTTAAAACCAATCAAGAACTGGTATATAGAAATGATATGAATTATGAGAAAAAGTAACCACCCACATCAACCCTGTGTTagtaatgagaaagaaagaagctgtaTATGAAGAAACATGTATTCCAGGCTTAAAGGAAGTagttgtaaaagaaaagaatgttttataGTAATAGAGATTCTGAAAGGAACAGTACAAAAGGATAGACgcactttaagaaaattaaatgccAGCTATATAATTGTGAATAATTTTAATACAGAATAGAGGTAACCAAGAGATAATCTAATTATCTATCATAATGGGATACAATAAACATTTGTAGACCACATCCATATAAAAGCTACTCAGGAATCTAGTATATAAACCGGGAGTGAGGTTGTTGGGAAAGGTTTGTAAAGGTTTGTATTATCAAATTATCCTCTGAAATAGATTAACTGAAATTTTCACAAAGGATGAGAGCTCCTTTTCCTAGAAATGTTCACCAAATTAGGTActaaaacattctatttttccCAGGTTGTATCTCTTCTGGTATAAATTTGTATTTGCCCGACCTGAGTATCTTTTCTTACGTTATTAGACATTTAGGGCTTGTTCTTCTGTAACAGCTTCTTTACATACTAGGTCCATATTCCTGTTGGGATGATTGTTCCTTTTCTTATTGATGATATAAAGGTTTtacttatatattctagatactgaCCCTTGGTTAATTTATGTGCTAGAAAATATTTTCCGATAtgtagcttgccttttcatttttgtgtatgttttcttttgttttaaacaagtttttttcTAATGACAAATTTATGGATTTCTCATAATATggtctgtgtgtttctgtgattCATTTAAGAGATCCTTTCCAAATTGAAAACTAAGGACTTTCCAAGTTTTTCATTTCTACTGGAAAAAAGTAAGATCAAAAAGTTCAGGTAGATGGGAAAGAAATCAATGCTGTGACTACTGTGTGCATTTATTCAGggtacaaatatttactgaatgaccATATGCAAtggtaattttatataaattcttttacTCCTCACATTTCTCTAAagtcattatcttcattttcagaTGAGTACACTGAGGATGGTGAGGTGAAATAAACTGATTCAAGGTGTGTTTAATGCCAAAGTTCTTTCAAAAGACTGAAATGGGAAGGTCATGATTTCTCCTTTCCTAACTTTAGAATacacagtttttattatttaaataccaATATGGTTTTTATCCCTGTTAATACATACAAAAGTGAATGTATGTTTAAGTCAAATTAGTCATATATTTATCATAACCAATCTGTGATCcaaaatactttataaagttATATTACTATGCCTTGAATAAATGTATATTGATATGAACCACTTATAGCTAATCAACTTTgagagtcatttttatttttacatagacTACAgactgaaatataaatttttccttcttttatctaTGCCTGAAGAAAACTGCTGAGCAACTTCAAGTGAAGTCACTTTACAAAGCTAGGTGAGACACTGGAAGCTTTGGTCAATGGACAGGTGTAATACCTCTTTTGTGTCAGTGTA from Zalophus californianus isolate mZalCal1 chromosome 11, mZalCal1.pri.v2, whole genome shotgun sequence harbors:
- the LOC113914310 gene encoding 40S ribosomal protein S2-like yields the protein MTPVLREGPGGPGGPGMGGRGGFRRGFGSGIRGRSCGRGWGRGQGRGARGGKAEDEWIPITKLGRLVKDMKIKFLEEIYLFSLPIKESEIIDFFLGASLKDEVLKIMPVQKQTRAGQRTRFKAFVAIGDYNGHIGLGVKCSKEVATAIRGAIILANLSIVPVRRGYWGNKMGKPHTVPCKVTGRCGSVLVHLIPAPRGTGIVSAPVPKKLLMMAGIDDCYTSARGCTAMLGNFAKATFDAISKTYSYLTPDLWKETVFTKSPYQEFTTVL